GCCGTTGACCGCGGCCTTGTCGATGGCACCGGTCTGGGCGCCCCACTTGTCCAGGACCTTCTTGTACGTGCCGTCCTCGATGATGGCGTTCACGGCCGCCTCCAGGGCGCTCGTGAGCTCCTTGTTGTCCTTGTTCACGGCGATGCCGAACGGCCCGGCGTCGACCTGCTCGCCGACGACCTCGAAGGCGTTGCCGCCGTCGGCCTTGCGGGCGATGTCGACGGCGACCGGGTAGTCGTTGACACCCGCGACCGCGCCGCCCGACTTCACACGGGTCTGCGCCTCGGTGTCGTTGTCGAACGCCTCGATCGTCAGCTTCTTCTTGCCGGCCTTCGTGCACGCCGTGGACTGCTTCTGCAGGGCCTGCTCGTAGGTCGTGCCGTGCTGCACGGCGACCTTCTGGCCGCAGAGGTCCTCGATCGAGCCGATCTTCTTCGGGTTGCCCTTCTGGACGTAGATGGCGGTGCCGGCCGTGAAGTAGTCGACGAAGTCGACGCCCGGGCCGAGCTTCTTGCCGTTCTCGTCCAGGCCCTCCTGGCGTGCCTTGGTGTCCGTGATGGAGGACATGGCGACGTCGTAGCGCCCGGAGTTCAGGGAACTGATCAGGCCGTCGAAGGAGCCCGAGGTGAACTGGAACTCCACGCCCAGCTGCTTGCTCAGCGCAGCCGCGATGTCGGGGTCGACGCCGACGATCTTGCCGCCCTCCTGGTACTCCATGGGGGCGTACTCGGCGTTGGTGCCGACCTTGATGACGCCGGCCTTCTGGATCTTCGCGGGCAGCTTGTCGAACAGCGGTGCGCTGCTGGACGACGAGGATTCCTTGGTGCTGCTGCCGCTGTCCGTCTGGTCACCGCAGCCGGTGAGAATCAGGGCGCCTGCGACCGCGATCGCACCTACCGCGGCTGTCCTGGTGCGCGCGACGGTCGTACGACGGGTGGAGCTTGCGGTCATGGTGGGTTCCTCCGGCGGATGGGTGGAGTTGCCGATGGGCGGGGCGACTGCCGAGTGGTTCGGCAGCACTGCCTTCATTCCTCAGGTCGACGAGAGCACGCACCTTCGAGTGTCGCGACCTTGTGTGATGACGGCATCTTGCCATTCGGACTGGACCATTCAGGGGGCCGGTCATGTCAAAATCGGATAACGGGTGACCCTCGAACCGCACCATGTCCGTACAACACGACCGGACCATCTGCGGGAATCCGGCATTCCGGCCGGAAGATCTTCGGTGCGAGCCGCTGAATGGGTGACGGGGACGGGGCGGGCCACGGTCGGTCGAGCGGCTGACCGGTGATCGTCAAGGGCCTGCCCTGTGGTTTGTCCGGATGGCCCTCCATGATTCATGTCACCGGCCTCCGATGATCGATGATCGATTTACGTTCCGGCATGTGACCTTGGACGTATTGGACTCGTCCCCGACGCCGGTCGTCCGGTAAGAAGGTTCTTTACACCCCTCATCCGGGGCTCAGGGCGCGTGTGCGGCGCGCCCGTCGTGTACCGGCCCGTACGCATCAGTGAACAGGGCCGTACACGGTGCCCGCCCACTCCTCAACCAGGAGTGGCCACCCTCAAACCATGAAGACCTAAGGGGTAAGACAAAGTGGCAGCGGAGATCGTCAATCCTCGCGGCGACAGCGATACGGGACAGGACGGAGGGGCGGAGCCCCTCGATTCCTTCGACCCCGCGTTCGCGCTGCACCGCGGCGGCAAAATGGCTGTGCAGGCCACCGTGCCGGTCCGTGACAAGGACGACCTGTCCCTCGCGTACACACCCGGCGTGGCGAAGGTGTGCAGCGCCATCGCCGAGCAGCCGGACCTCGTCCACGACTACACGTGGAAGTCGTCGGTCGTCGCCGTCGTGACGGACGGTACGGCCGTGCTGGGGCTCGGCGACATCGGGCCCGAGGCCTCCCTCCCGGTCATGGAGGGCAAGGCGATCCTGTTCAAGCAGTTCGGTGGCGTGGACGCGGTTCCGCTCGCGCTGGCCTGCACGGACGTCGACGAGATCATCGAGACGGTGGTCCGTCTCGCGCCGTCCTTCGGCGGCGTGAACCTCGAGGACATCTCGGCTCCTCGGTGCTTCGAGATCGAGCGGCGGCTCCAGGAGCGGCTCGACATTCCCGTGTTCCACGACGACCAGCACGGGACCGCGGTCGTGACGCTGGCGGCACTGCGGAACGCCGCGCGGCTGAGCGGGCGGTCGATCGGGGATCTTCGTGCGGTGATCTCCGGTGCGGGCGCGGCCGGCGTGGCCATCGCCAAGATGCTCGTCGAGGCGGGCATCGGCGATGTCGCCGTCGCCGACCGCAAGGGTGTCGTGTCCGCCGACCGGGACGACCTCACGTCCGTGAAGCGGGAACTGGCCGGGTTCACGAACAAGGCGGGGTTGTCGGGATCCCTGGAGGACGCGCTCGCTGGTGCGGACGTCTTCATCGGCGTGTCCGGCGGTACGGTCGCGGAGTCCGCGGTCGCCTCCATGGCGAAGGGGGCCTTCGTGTTCGCGATGGCCAACCCGAACCCCGAGGTGCACCCGGATGTCGCGCACAAATACGCGGCCGTGGTGGCCACCGGGAGGTCCGACTTCCCGAACCAGATCAACAACGTGCTGGCGTTTCCGGGGATCTTCGCGGGGGCGCTGCAGGTGCGGGCCTCGCGGATCACGGAGGGCATGAAGATCGCGGCGGCCGAGGCGCTGGCCTCGGTGGTCGGAGACGATCTGGCGGCGGACTACGTGATCCCGTCCCCGTTCGACGAGCGGGTGGCTCCGGCCGTTACGGCGGCGGTCGCCGCGGCGGCTCGGGCTGAGGGTGTTGCTCGCCGCTGAGTTCTGTGGGGTGTGAGGTGGCCTCGTCCGGGTGTGGTTCCCGGCGGGGCCATTTCTTTGCTTTCGGGTGCGGCTGATCGGGTGGCGGTGGGGTGGTCGATTGGCTCCGCCGCGGGGCGCGACCAGCCACGACGCGCCCGCAGCCGCCCGCCGGCATCACGTGGCACCCCCATCCGCGCACCATTCCGCAAGAGGGCGTGTGTCACAACGCGACCCGGTTCCCCAGGCAGCCCCCGTTGCCTATCGTCGACGTCATGTTCGCTGTCTACGCCGCCCGAATCGACCGCGACAACCCGCTCTCGGGACTGGAGTTGGGGGAGCGCCCGGCCCCCGAAGCCCGCCCGGGTTGGAGCGTCGTCGACGTCAAGGCCGCTTCCCTCAATCACCACGACCTCTGGTCCCTGCGCGGCGTAGGCCTCGCGGAGGACAAGCTGCCGATGATCCTCGGCTGTGACGCCGCCGGTGTCGACGAGGACGGCAACGAGGTCGTCCTGCACTCCGTCATCGGGCAGAGCGGGCACGGCGTCGGCCCCAAGGAGCCCCGCTCCATCCTCACCGAGCGCTATCAGGGGACGTTCGCCGAGCAGGTTGCCGTGCCGACCTGGAACATTCTCCCCAAGCCGAAGGAGCTGTCCTTCGCGGAGGCCGCCTGTCTGCCCACGGCCTGGCTGACGGCGTATCGGATGCTGTTCACGAATGCGGGGGTCCGGCCCGGAGACTCCGTGCTGGTGCAGGGCGCGGGCGGTGGTGTCGCCACGGCCGCGATCGTGCTGGGGAAGGCCGCGGGGCTGCGGGTCTTCGCCACCAGCCGGGACGAGGCCAAGCGGAAGCGTGCGGTGGAGCTCGGGGCCGTGGAGGCGCTGGAGTCGGGCGCGCGGCTGCCGCAGCGGGTGGACGCCGTCATCGAGACGGTGGGCGCGGCCACGTGGTCGCACTCCGTGAAGTCGCTCAAGCCCGGCGGCACGGTGGTCATCTCCGGTGCCACGAGCGGCGACCGCCCCTCGCACGCCGAACTGACCCGGATCTTCTTCCTGGAACTCAAGGTCGTCGGCTCGACCATGGGGACCAAGGACGAGCTGGAGGACCTGCTCGCGTTCTGCGCGGCCACGGGTGTGCGGCCCGTGATCGACGAGGTGCTCCCGATGGACCGTGCGCGTGAGGGCTTCCAACGGGTGGAGTCCGGTGAGCAGTTCGGAAAGGTCGTGCTCACGAACGGCTGATCTCTTCTTTCTCTTCGCGTCGGCGGCCGGTCCGGTTTCGGATCGGCCGCCAACGTTTGTCAATCGTGGTTGACAGGCGACTGGTGTCAACGTAGGTTGACGTCATGACCGAAGCAACGGATCTCGCCGAGCGCGCCGGTGATCGCGATCCCCGGGTCGGACTGCGTGCCGTCGCCGCGCTGCGCAGGCTGCTGGAGCAGCTGGAGTCGGTGCAGGTGCGCAGCGCGCGCCATCAGGGCTGGTCGTGGCAGGAGATCGCCGCGGAACTCGGAGTGAGCAGGCAGGCCGTGCACAAGAAGTACGGGAGGCATTGATGTTCGAGCGGTTCACGAAGGACGCCCGGGCGGTGGTCATGGGTGCGGTCGAACAAGCCGAGGGGACCGGGGCGGGTTCCGTGGACGCCGAGCATCTGTTGCTGGCGCTGCTGGACCGGGAGGCCAGTCGGGCCTCCTTCGCCCTGGCCGCTCTCGGGCTCGCCGAGCGCGGGGACGCCGTACGAGAGGCGCTGACTGAGGCGCGGCGGCGGGCCGGGCTGTCCCAGGCGGACGCCGAGGCGCTGGCCGGGCTCGGGATCGACGTCTCGGAGATCGTCGCCCGGGTCGAGGAGGTGCACGGGGTCGGGGCGATGTCCGGCGACCGGAAGGACAAGGGGTGGTGGGCCGGGCGGCGCTCTTTCGGGCGGGGCGCCAAGGAGACTCTGGAGAAGGCGCTCCGTATCGCCGTGGCCCGGCGGGACCGTCATATCGGCGACGAGCACATCCTGCTGGCCCTGACCGTCAGGCCGGGGGTGCCGGGGGAGGTCCTCGCCGATCACGGGGTGACCTACGAGTCGGTCGTGCGTGTCCTCTACGGCAGGGGAGAGGAGAAGGCCGGCTGAGTCCCGCGGGAGCGCCGACGTCGAAGACGGCGGCGCCCGGCCGGCTCACGCCTTCGGCGCTCGCAGCAGTGCTCCTATGTGGGCCGCCGCCGTCGACAGGTGGCGGCGGGCGTCGCGCAGCTGGTCGGCCGTGATGCCGTGGTCGCGGGCCGCGTCGCGGATGTCGTCGCGGAAGCGGTCGAGCAGGCGGTCCAGGTCGCGGGCCGGGTCTCCGGTGGAGTCCTCGTGGGCCCAGGAGGGTTCGTACTCGGCGGGAAAGTCCTCCGGGGTGTGCGAGTACTGGGGCCCGGTTGACGGCCCCTCGGCCTTCTCGGACTTCGCGCCGCCCCGGCCGAAACCGAAGTCCTTCCCGAACTCCTTGCTGTAGTCCTTCCCGAACTCGCCGAACTCCTTGGCCAGTTCGGTCAGCCCCTCGCGCACCCCCGTCGGCCAGTCGCCGCGCGCGAAGTGGTCCTGCACCTGCTCCTGTACGCGCTTGGCGATGCGCTGCACCTCCTCCTGCGCCTGCTCCCGGGCCCGGTCCTGGGCCTCCTTTGCCTGACGGCGGGCCCGCTGGGCCTCCTCGCGGGCGCGGCGGCTCTCGTCCTTGGCGCGCCGGGCCTGCTCCTTCCACTCCTGCTTGACGCGGCGCATCTCCTCCTTGGCGGTGCGCCACGCCTCCTTGTCGGCGTACTCCGTGAAGTCCCCGAAGGGGCCTTCGTGTTCGCCGGTGCCTTCCTTGGCGCCACCGCCCCTGCGGGCCTGGGTCGCGGCAGCCCGCACCTCGCGCCGCAGATCACCCGCCGCGCCGCGCACATCGGCCCGGATCTCGGCGGCGAGCTCGGCGACCGAGTCGCGGATCTCCAGCTCCAGGTCGGCAAGTTCACCGCTGCGGTCGGCCAGCTCGGCGCGGCCCGCGTCCGTGATGGCGTACACCTTGCGGCCGCCCTCGGTGGTGTGGGTGACCAGGCCCTCCGTCTCCAGCTTGGCCAGCCGGGGGTAGACGGTGCCCGCCGAGGGGGCGTACAGGCCCTGGAAACGCTCCTCCAGGAGCCGGATCACCTCGTAACCGTGGCGCGGGGCCTCGTCCAGCAGCTTCAACAGGTAGAGACGGAGGCGGCCGTGGGCGAAGACGGGAGGCATGTCAGAGCACCTTCTTGTCGGTCGTGCCGTCGGCCGGGGCGCGGGTCGGGTCGTTCGCGCGGGCGTCCGTGGGGTCGTCCGCGGGGGCGGGGGTCTCGTCCTGGCCGGAGAGGGAATTGTCCCCCGAGGCGCCGTGCCCGCCGTCCACCGGGTCGGCGGTGTCGGCCGGCCCCGCGCCCGTGTCACCGTCCTTCACGAAGGGATCCGTCTCCCACGGCTCCTCCTCGTCCTCCCGGGGTGGGCGGCGCAGGAGGGCGATGGAGCCGGAGACGGTGGTCGCGCGGAGCTTGCCGGTGCCGGCGCCGAGGCGGCCCGTGACCTTGTGGGCGCCCCACTGGCCGTGCACGCGCAGGCCGTCGAAGGCGTTGGAGATCGTCCCGCTCGCGGTGTTGGCCTCCACCTCCGCGTCCGCGGGCTGGGGGAGCCGGATGGCGATCTCGCCCGAGACACTGGTCAGCCGGACGTCGGTGGGGCCCTCCGGATCGAGGTCCACGATCATCGAGCCGCTGACCGAGTCGGCCCGCACGGACGGACCTGAGCCTTCCACGACGGTGAGATCCCCGGAGACCGAGTTGAAGCGCAGGTCACCGGTGACGGCCTGAGCCTCCAGGTTCCCGGAGACGGTGTCGGCGCGCACGGTGCCGGAGAGACCGACGAGGGTCGTGTCACCGTTGACCCCCTTCACCACCGACGGGCCGCGCACCCCCGACACGACCGCCGTGGCGCTGACCACACCCACCTCGACGCGGGTGTCGGCCGGCACGGCCAGCGAGACGACCGCGCTGCGCCGCCAGCCCTTGCGGTCGAGCCACTTGAGGAAGCCCTTCCAGGGCAGGTCCTCGTAGGCCACGGTGAGGGTCCCGCCCTCCTGCGTGACGACCAGAGGCGGTCCCTCGATCTGGGACACCTCCAGGCGTGCGGAACCTTCGTCCGTGCCCACCACGTTCACCGTTCCGTTGACGATGCGCACGTGGAGTTCGCGTACGGGCTCGTCGAAGGTGAGCTTCCTGGGCTCCGTCACGGACCACTCGGGCATGGTGCAGACCTCCCCGTAGCAACGCGCCATATCGCGTCTCCTGCAATTCACGATATATCGTGGCCGTCGAAAGTCAAGACACTCATTCTGGGGGCGCGGGGTCGCAAATATGACTAATCTCGGCGAATCGCCCTAGCGTGTGACCATGTCGACGGAAGACACCTCCCGTACCGGTCGCACCGGCCCGGCCCCCGGCGCGCTGCTGCTCTGCCGGGCCGAGCCGGATTCCGTCGCCCCCGCCGCCCGGCTGCTGCACGAGCGGATGCTGCTCACGCGCGCGGGTCGGGGCTGGAGCGTCCTCGTGCCGGAAGGCAGGCCCTGGCTGCACGGTGAGGAGCCGGTCGACCGCGTCATGAACGGCTGGGCAACCGCCCTGGCCGTCGGCGCTCCCTGGCCCGTTCTCGCCCTGTGGTGGGACGCCGACCGCGGCGGCTACACCCTCGCGTCCGGCTTCCGCCGCCCTGTGGGCTATGTCTGGCTCGCCAACGGCACCCCGGCGGGCGAGGACGAGGCCATGCGCACCTTCGCGGCCCGCCTGGCCCTCGACCCGGTCCTGGACGTCCAGTCCCTCGACCACCTCACGAAAACGGACCCGGCCTCCGACGCCCGCGCCCGGCTGCGCGGCCTGCTCGCGGTCCTCACGCGCGTGGGTCTGGATCTCCCCACGGGCCTCGCCCCCGGGGAACCGACCGACCGCCTCCGCGAGGTGGCCCGGGATCGGCCGGACGCCCGGCCGGTCGAGTGGGAGGGCCGGCAGGAAACGGTCCGCGGCGAACTCGAAGTCGTCGTGGGCCGCCGCCTCACGCCCTGGCTCCCCTGGTCCGGCGACCCCAAGGCCCGCACCCTCGCCCTGGCCCAGATGGCGACAGGCCTCCCCATGGCCGTCTGGGGTCTGCGCCACCGCAGCGGTGGCTGGCTCACGGCGGGGGCGCTGCTGCTGGCGCACGGCGCGCTCGGTCTGTCGTACGACCTGACGCACCCGCGCGACTGACCCGCACGCCCGGTCGCCGGCACGAAAAGCGGGACACCTCAGGGGTGCCCCGCGGTGGGGAAGCCGTACGACCCTATTCGTCGTCCTCGTCGTCCAACCGGGCCAGCCACGTGGCCAGTCGCTCCACCGGCACCTCGAAGTCGGGATTGAGGTCCACGAACGTCCGCAACTGCTCGGCGAGCCACTCGAAGGTGACTTCCTCCTCGCCGCGCCGCTTCTCCAATTCCTCGATGCCACGGTCCGTGAAGTACATGGCTCAAGGATAGGTCCCGAAACCACCGCTCCAGGCGCGCGTGTCCAGGCACAATGGGCGACGCGGGCCGGGCTCGGCAACGGTCGCCGGGTCGGGCGTCACCGCGGACGAGCTGACAGCGGCACCCGGGGAGGCGGGTCGCCGGGGCAGCCCGGTGCTGGGACACCCGGACAGTGCCGTCGTCGGTGTGGTCGGCGGTGCCGGACACGTGGTGCGGATCGGTGCGTTGTGGGCGCTCGGCAGTGAACCGGGGACCGCTGACCTGTGGCAGGACATCGTACGGGCGCACGACCGGCACCACGCGGAACGTCTGCGGCAGCGCGGCCTGAACATGACGTGGGCCGGTGTGCAGACACTGGTCGCGCAGAGGGACCCGTACGACGGAGACCTCCCTCCGTCCCAAGAGGGTGACCTCTCACCGGGCCAGCACATCGAGCTCCTCGGCCTGTTCGTCGAGCTGCCCCCGCCGCGTGAGGCGGGCGAGGCCGGTGTCCTAGCCGACGTACGTGTCCTGGGCACCCCCGCACACAGTTGGCGGGACGGTGTGGGCCTGAGGCGGGACGAGGCCCTGGTCTACGCCGCACTCGTGAGCGCCCGTGTGGCGTTGCGGCCCGCCAGTGCCCGGCCCGCACTGGCCGCCCTGACCGGATGGGTCAACCGGATCGCCGAGGACCGCGACGTGGCGCAGCGGCGCCGCATCGACGAGATCCTCATGGGCGAGATCGACGTCGAGATCCGGGCGCACCCCGCTCCGGACCCGAACGGCGCGAGCACGCAGTTCAATTGGCAGCTGCGGACATTGCAGTGGACGAGGACAAAACATCCGTACCCCACTCTTCAGCCTCAGGATGAGATGACAGCCGATCTGTGCGCCGCTCTCGTGGGCCGGCTGCCGGAGTTCGGAGACGGGTGGACCACGAGGATCCGGTTTCTGCTGCCGCCCGGACTGCTGTGGGAGCTGCCGGTCGGGCAATGGCAGTTGAGAGCGGTCCGGTTGGGCGCCCGGCACCAGGTCTTCGTACGGCCCGGGACGGTGTGGCAGAGACAGGCGTCGGAACGTCTGAGACGGCAGGATGCGGTGGCGCGCGGCCCCCTGCGCGCCCTGCGACTGGAAGGCGAATTCTTCAGCCCCGTCGGGGAGCTGGTATCCGCCGAACCGAACATGGTGGCCGTCGCCTGCCGGCACAACGGGCACGAGATGCTGGACGCCGCCCGGCTCGCGGGGTTTCCGCTCATCCTGTGGGACCGCACGAGATCGCTGGCAGGGGACTGTTCCCCCTTCTTCGAGGAAGCGGAGTCCCTGCTCGCCGAGTCGCCCACCGCCCTCGAACTCCTCGAGGCCATCCGCAGGTTGCGCGCCGGCGCCGCAGCCGACGCCCACCACCTGCGGGCCGCCTGGGACTGCAACCTGGGCGTGTACTACGACGGACCCGACACCCGGACCCCATGAGGACGAAGGGCCCGGTCCTCCTCAGCGGACCGGGCCCTTCTCACGAGCGGATGTTCAGAGGCTCACGCCTCGAACACCTCCCGCACCAGCTGCTCCTGCTCGGCCTGGTGCCGCTTCGCCGAGCCCACCGCCGGAGACGACGAGTGCGGGCGCGAGATCCGCCGCAGCCGCTCGCCGTGCGGGATGTCCGCGCCGACCGCCAGGTCCAGGTGGTCGATCAGGTTGAGGGCGATGAAGGGCCACGCGCCCTGGTTCGCCGGCTCTTCCTGGGCCCAGAGGTACTTCTCGGCGTTCGGGTACTTGGCGATCTCCGCCTGGAGCTCGGCGCCCGGGAGCGGGTACAGACGCTCGATGCGGATGATCGCCGTGTCCGTGATGCCGCGCTTCTGACGCTCGGCCTCCAGGTCGTAGTACAGCTTGCCCGCCACGAAGACGACCCTGCGGACCGCGGCCGCGTCCACGGACGTGTCGCCGATGACCGGGCGGAACTGACCCGACGTGAACTCCTCCGTCTTCGACGCGGCGGCCTTGAGGCGCAGCATCGACTTCGGGGTGAAGACCACCAGCGGCTTGTGGTGCGGGTTGTGCACCTGCCACCGCAGGAGGTGGAAGTAGTTCGACGGGAGGGTCGGCATCGCGACCGTCATGTTGTTCTGGGCGCAGAGCTGGAGGAAGCGCTCCACACGCGCGGACGAGTGGTCAGGGCCCTGGCCCTCGTAGCCGTGGGGGGAGGAGCAGCGTCACACCGCTCGTCTGGCCCCACTTCTGTTCCGCCGCCGAGATGTACTCGTCGACGATCGTCTGCGCGCCGTTGACGAAGTCACCGAACTGGGCCTCCCACAGCACGAGCGCGTCGGGGCGGGCCAGCGAGTAGCCGTACTCGAAGCCCATGACCGCGTACTCGGACAGGAGGGAGTTGTAGACGTTGTAGCGGGCCTGGTCCTCGTTGAGGTACTGGAGCGGGGTGTGCTCCTCGCCCGTCTCCCGGTCGATCAGGACCGCGTGGCGCTGGCCGAAGGTGCCGCGCTGGGAGTCCTGGCCGGACAGCCGGACCGGGGTGCCCTCCAGGAGCAGGGAGCCGACGGCCAGCGTCTCGCCCATGCCCCAGTCGATCGTGCCGTCCTCGACCATCGACGCCCGGCGCTGCAGCTGCGGCAGCAGACGCGGGTGGACGTTGAAGGTGTCGGGGATGTTGACCTGGGACTCGGCGATCCGCTTCACGGTCTCCGAGGAGATCGCGGTGTTCACGGCGACCGGGAACTCGGCCTGCGGGTCGGAGACCGGTCCGGCGGCCGGCTGGGCCGTGACGGCCTCGCGGACCTCGGTGAAGACCTTCTCCAGCTGCCCCTGGTAGTCCTGCAGGGCCTGCTCGGCCTCTTCCAGGGTGATGTCGCCGCGACCGATCAGGGACTCGGTGTACAGCTTGCGCACCGAGCGCTTCTTGTCGATCAGGTCGTACATCAGCGGCTGGGTGAAGGCCGGGTTGTCCGACTCGTTGTGACCGCGGCGGCGGTAGCAGATGAGGTCGATCACCACGTCCTTGTTGAACGCCTGGCGGAACTCGAAGGCCAGGCGGGCCACCCGGACCACGGCCTCCGGGTCGTCGCCGTTCACGTGGAAGATCGGGGCCTCGATCATCCTCGCCACGTCCGTCGCGTACATCGACGAGCGGGAGGACTCCGGGGCGGCGGTGAAGCCGACCTGGTTGTTGATGACGATGTGGACCGTGCCGCCGGTGCGGTAACCCCGCAGCTGCGACATGTTCAGGGTCTCGGCCACCACGCCCTGGCCCGCGAAGGCCGCGTCGCCGTGCAGGGCGACCGGCAGGACCGTGAAGTCCGTGCCGCCCTTGTTGATGATGTCCTGCTTGGCGCGGACGATGCCCTCGATGACCGGGTCGACCGTCTCCAGGTGGGAAGGGTTCGCGGCCAGCGAGACCTTGATCTGCTCGCCGTCCAGACCGGTGAAGGTGCCCTCGGCGCCCAGGTGGTACTTCACGTCGCCGGAGCCGTGCATCGACTTCGGGTCGAGGTTGCCCTCGAACTCGCGGAAGATCTGCGCGTACGACTTGCCGACGATGTTCGCCAGGACGTTCAGCCGGCCGCGGTGGGCCATGCCGATGACGACCTCGTCCAGACGGGACTCGGCGGCCGAGTCCAGCACCGCGTCGAGCAGCGGGATGACGGACTCGCCGCCCTCCAGGGAGAAGCGCTTCTGGCCGACGTACTTGGTCTGCAGGAAGGTCTCGAAGGCCTCCGCCGCGTTCAGCCGGCGCAGGATGCGCAGCTGCTCCTCGCGCTCCGGCTTGGTGTGTGAGCGCTCGATGCGGTCCTGGATCCACCTGCGCTGCTTCGGGTCCTGGATGTGCATGAACTCGACGCCCGTGGTGCGGCAGTACGAGTCGCGCAGCACACCGAGGATGTCGCGCAGCTTCATCAGGGACTTGCCGGCGAAGCCGCCGACCGCGAACTCCCGCTCCAGGTCCCACAGGGTGAGGCCGTGCTCGGTGATGTCC
This portion of the Streptomyces canus genome encodes:
- a CDS encoding ABC transporter substrate-binding protein, yielding MTASSTRRTTVARTRTAAVGAIAVAGALILTGCGDQTDSGSSTKESSSSSSAPLFDKLPAKIQKAGVIKVGTNAEYAPMEYQEGGKIVGVDPDIAAALSKQLGVEFQFTSGSFDGLISSLNSGRYDVAMSSITDTKARQEGLDENGKKLGPGVDFVDYFTAGTAIYVQKGNPKKIGSIEDLCGQKVAVQHGTTYEQALQKQSTACTKAGKKKLTIEAFDNDTEAQTRVKSGGAVAGVNDYPVAVDIARKADGGNAFEVVGEQVDAGPFGIAVNKDNKELTSALEAAVNAIIEDGTYKKVLDKWGAQTGAIDKAAVNGGK
- a CDS encoding NAD(P)-dependent malic enzyme, with the translated sequence MAAEIVNPRGDSDTGQDGGAEPLDSFDPAFALHRGGKMAVQATVPVRDKDDLSLAYTPGVAKVCSAIAEQPDLVHDYTWKSSVVAVVTDGTAVLGLGDIGPEASLPVMEGKAILFKQFGGVDAVPLALACTDVDEIIETVVRLAPSFGGVNLEDISAPRCFEIERRLQERLDIPVFHDDQHGTAVVTLAALRNAARLSGRSIGDLRAVISGAGAAGVAIAKMLVEAGIGDVAVADRKGVVSADRDDLTSVKRELAGFTNKAGLSGSLEDALAGADVFIGVSGGTVAESAVASMAKGAFVFAMANPNPEVHPDVAHKYAAVVATGRSDFPNQINNVLAFPGIFAGALQVRASRITEGMKIAAAEALASVVGDDLAADYVIPSPFDERVAPAVTAAVAAAARAEGVARR
- a CDS encoding zinc-binding dehydrogenase — its product is MFAVYAARIDRDNPLSGLELGERPAPEARPGWSVVDVKAASLNHHDLWSLRGVGLAEDKLPMILGCDAAGVDEDGNEVVLHSVIGQSGHGVGPKEPRSILTERYQGTFAEQVAVPTWNILPKPKELSFAEAACLPTAWLTAYRMLFTNAGVRPGDSVLVQGAGGGVATAAIVLGKAAGLRVFATSRDEAKRKRAVELGAVEALESGARLPQRVDAVIETVGAATWSHSVKSLKPGGTVVISGATSGDRPSHAELTRIFFLELKVVGSTMGTKDELEDLLAFCAATGVRPVIDEVLPMDRAREGFQRVESGEQFGKVVLTNG
- a CDS encoding helix-turn-helix domain-containing protein, coding for MTEATDLAERAGDRDPRVGLRAVAALRRLLEQLESVQVRSARHQGWSWQEIAAELGVSRQAVHKKYGRH
- a CDS encoding Clp protease N-terminal domain-containing protein: MFERFTKDARAVVMGAVEQAEGTGAGSVDAEHLLLALLDREASRASFALAALGLAERGDAVREALTEARRRAGLSQADAEALAGLGIDVSEIVARVEEVHGVGAMSGDRKDKGWWAGRRSFGRGAKETLEKALRIAVARRDRHIGDEHILLALTVRPGVPGEVLADHGVTYESVVRVLYGRGEEKAG
- a CDS encoding PadR family transcriptional regulator yields the protein MPPVFAHGRLRLYLLKLLDEAPRHGYEVIRLLEERFQGLYAPSAGTVYPRLAKLETEGLVTHTTEGGRKVYAITDAGRAELADRSGELADLELEIRDSVAELAAEIRADVRGAAGDLRREVRAAATQARRGGGAKEGTGEHEGPFGDFTEYADKEAWRTAKEEMRRVKQEWKEQARRAKDESRRAREEAQRARRQAKEAQDRAREQAQEEVQRIAKRVQEQVQDHFARGDWPTGVREGLTELAKEFGEFGKDYSKEFGKDFGFGRGGAKSEKAEGPSTGPQYSHTPEDFPAEYEPSWAHEDSTGDPARDLDRLLDRFRDDIRDAARDHGITADQLRDARRHLSTAAAHIGALLRAPKA
- a CDS encoding DUF4097 family beta strand repeat-containing protein, which codes for MPEWSVTEPRKLTFDEPVRELHVRIVNGTVNVVGTDEGSARLEVSQIEGPPLVVTQEGGTLTVAYEDLPWKGFLKWLDRKGWRRSAVVSLAVPADTRVEVGVVSATAVVSGVRGPSVVKGVNGDTTLVGLSGTVRADTVSGNLEAQAVTGDLRFNSVSGDLTVVEGSGPSVRADSVSGSMIVDLDPEGPTDVRLTSVSGEIAIRLPQPADAEVEANTASGTISNAFDGLRVHGQWGAHKVTGRLGAGTGKLRATTVSGSIALLRRPPREDEEEPWETDPFVKDGDTGAGPADTADPVDGGHGASGDNSLSGQDETPAPADDPTDARANDPTRAPADGTTDKKVL
- a CDS encoding DUF6104 family protein, encoding MYFTDRGIEELEKRRGEEEVTFEWLAEQLRTFVDLNPDFEVPVERLATWLARLDDEDDE